One Aliidiomarina minuta genomic region harbors:
- a CDS encoding sensor histidine kinase codes for MGSAPAASAIIVTAGLLLALLLHWMLRPLMTEIQALNLHAQNLQDGSFNTSANQLRIRELSSLAESLQRMSAQLRTERASLYQRELLLDTVLQSSPLALLLTDSNDTLIMSNPAARQLLAAEGPIDGGKLTATAKQVPVLADAINSKQQGLLRLPDQSVWHLSVNQFKLNDNEHWLYLLKPLTREIQREELTAWKKLLRVIGHELNNSLAPLSSLAYSGQQRAQQLQQAELASLFETISARTADINQFVQAYIHFAKLPPPQMKEVNWPRLINQLQNLYDFELLGDLPQRPWQADPAQLYQVLLNLLKNAHESGSKPEQICLQIAEHNQQLEITLQDGGEGMSEQQLQHALIPFYSTKKTGSGIGLTLCRDIIEAHGGSINLRNQPTGLEVKLMLPQQ; via the coding sequence ACAGGCCCTCAACCTGCATGCGCAAAACCTGCAGGACGGCAGCTTTAATACCAGTGCCAATCAACTCAGAATACGAGAACTCAGCAGTCTCGCCGAAAGCCTGCAAAGAATGTCAGCGCAGCTTCGGACTGAGCGTGCCAGTCTCTATCAACGCGAACTGCTATTGGATACTGTATTGCAAAGCAGTCCGCTGGCTTTGCTGCTGACCGACAGCAACGACACCCTGATCATGAGTAACCCCGCGGCACGCCAGCTATTAGCTGCGGAAGGGCCCATTGATGGCGGCAAGCTGACAGCCACCGCGAAACAGGTTCCGGTTCTTGCTGATGCTATAAACAGCAAGCAACAAGGCTTGCTGCGTTTACCCGATCAGAGTGTCTGGCACTTATCGGTCAATCAATTCAAGCTGAATGATAATGAGCATTGGCTGTATTTACTGAAGCCACTAACCCGCGAGATCCAACGGGAAGAACTAACCGCCTGGAAGAAGCTACTGCGGGTGATCGGCCACGAACTGAATAATTCGTTGGCACCTTTGTCCTCGTTAGCCTACTCAGGCCAACAACGGGCTCAGCAATTGCAGCAGGCAGAACTGGCCAGTCTGTTTGAAACCATCAGTGCACGCACCGCGGATATCAATCAATTTGTACAGGCCTATATTCACTTTGCCAAACTACCACCGCCGCAAATGAAAGAAGTGAACTGGCCCAGGTTGATCAATCAACTGCAGAATTTATACGACTTTGAATTGCTTGGCGATTTACCACAGCGCCCCTGGCAAGCAGACCCCGCCCAACTGTACCAGGTGCTGTTGAACCTGCTAAAAAATGCCCATGAAAGTGGTTCAAAGCCAGAGCAAATCTGCCTTCAGATCGCCGAACACAATCAGCAACTCGAGATCACTTTGCAAGATGGTGGCGAAGGTATGAGTGAGCAACAACTTCAGCACGCACTCATACCTTTCTACAGCACGAAAAAGACAGGTTCAGGCATTGGCTTAACCCTCTGTCGCGATATCATAGAAGCACATGGTGGTAGCATCAACTTACGCAATCAACCCACTGGATTGGAAGTCAAACTGATGCTGCCCCAGCAATAA